One window from the genome of Amycolatopsis sp. NBC_01480 encodes:
- a CDS encoding DUF4232 domain-containing protein yields MTIGLRHLAAVAAIAGATAVFAGAGTASAMPTDYRCTAGQVDTALLAGDPGAGQRYAYVQFTAKPGVSCNFQGALPVALTGADGITVTLATDLAPTVTIADGQAATMLLHWTGIEAPENQAHPSSVTVTAPGTTDPRGTDSDPHITLPWNQGPLDNSADAHSLTVGPVTAGAAPVR; encoded by the coding sequence ATGACCATCGGACTTCGCCACCTCGCCGCCGTGGCCGCGATCGCCGGGGCCACCGCGGTTTTCGCGGGTGCCGGCACGGCGTCCGCGATGCCGACCGACTACCGCTGCACCGCCGGGCAGGTCGACACCGCGCTGCTCGCCGGTGACCCGGGCGCCGGCCAGCGGTACGCGTACGTGCAGTTCACCGCCAAGCCCGGGGTGTCCTGCAACTTCCAGGGCGCGCTGCCCGTCGCGCTCACCGGCGCCGACGGCATCACCGTGACGCTCGCGACCGACCTCGCGCCGACGGTGACCATCGCCGACGGCCAGGCGGCCACGATGTTGTTGCACTGGACCGGAATCGAGGCGCCGGAGAACCAGGCGCACCCCTCGAGCGTCACCGTCACCGCGCCCGGCACCACCGACCCGCGCGGCACCGACTCCGACCCGCACATCACGCTGCCCTGGAACCAGGGCCCGCTCGACAACTCCGCCGACGCGCACAGCCTGACCGTCGGCCCCGTGACGGCGGGCGCTGCCCCCGTTCGCTGA
- a CDS encoding FAD-dependent oxidoreductase: MTTPVTIIGAGLGGLMLARVLHIHGVPATVYEAETSPSARTQGGLLDIRGYNGQPALEAAGLTGEFRKLVLEGRQAMRLLDRTGSLLLDVPDDGTGGNPEVQRGELRQLLLDSLPAGTVHWGHKVDGVRALGDGRHEVGFADGATVTTSLLVGADGAWSRVRSLVSGAVPEYTGISFIETHLFDGDTRHPTSAKTVGGGAMMVLEPGRGILAHRERHGNLHTWVMLARPLDWFAGIDFTDPAAAAARIADEFDGWAPRLTALIADGETAPVLRHIHTLPVEHRWDRTPGVTLLGDAAHLAAPNGEGANLALYDGAELGKAIAAFPGDVETALTEYEQAMFARSAAANGGAADLYLMLGEGTPHTLINSFTGS; this comes from the coding sequence ATGACCACACCGGTCACGATCATCGGCGCGGGCCTCGGCGGTCTGATGCTGGCGCGGGTGCTGCACATCCACGGCGTTCCGGCCACGGTCTACGAGGCGGAAACGTCGCCCTCGGCGCGCACTCAGGGCGGGCTGCTCGACATCCGCGGGTACAACGGCCAGCCGGCGCTGGAGGCCGCGGGCCTGACCGGGGAGTTCCGCAAGCTCGTCCTGGAGGGACGGCAGGCGATGCGGTTGCTGGATCGAACCGGGAGCCTGCTGCTCGACGTACCCGACGACGGCACGGGCGGTAATCCCGAGGTGCAGCGCGGTGAACTGCGGCAGCTGCTGCTCGACTCGCTCCCGGCCGGGACTGTCCACTGGGGACACAAGGTCGACGGTGTGCGCGCGCTCGGCGACGGCCGTCACGAGGTGGGTTTCGCCGACGGCGCCACCGTCACCACGAGCCTGCTGGTCGGCGCGGACGGCGCCTGGTCCCGCGTCCGGTCACTGGTTTCCGGTGCGGTGCCCGAATACACCGGCATCTCGTTCATCGAGACCCACCTGTTCGACGGCGACACCCGGCACCCGACCAGCGCGAAAACCGTCGGCGGCGGCGCGATGATGGTGCTCGAGCCGGGCCGGGGGATCCTGGCCCACCGGGAGCGCCACGGGAATCTGCACACCTGGGTCATGCTCGCCCGGCCGCTGGATTGGTTTGCCGGCATCGATTTCACCGATCCCGCCGCGGCCGCGGCCCGGATCGCGGACGAGTTCGACGGCTGGGCGCCGCGGCTCACCGCGCTGATCGCCGACGGCGAGACGGCGCCGGTCCTGCGTCACATCCACACCCTGCCCGTCGAGCACCGATGGGACCGGACACCGGGAGTGACCTTGCTCGGCGACGCCGCACATCTCGCGGCCCCTAACGGCGAAGGCGCGAACCTGGCTCTGTACGACGGCGCCGAATTGGGCAAAGCGATCGCGGCGTTTCCCGGCGACGTCGAGACCGCGCTGACCGAATACGAGCAGGCCATGTTCGCGCGCAGTGCCGCGGCCAATGGCGGGGCCGCCGATCTCTACCTGATGCTGGGCGAAGGCACCCCGCACACCTTGATCAACTCCTTCACTGGAAGCTGA